A region from the Pseudomonas sp. KU26590 genome encodes:
- a CDS encoding sigma-54 interaction domain-containing protein, translated as MQLLTLPPSPALATSIRATAQVFEDPRSQALLAHIQQVAPSDASVLIIGETGTGKELVARHIHNLSSRRHQPFVAVNCGAFSESLVEAELFGQEKGAFTGALTAKAGWFEEANGGTLFLDEIGDLPLAIQVKLLRVLQEREVVRLGSRKSTPINVRVLAATNVQLERAINAGHFREDLFYRLNVVNLALSTLRERPGDIMPLSRHFIDVYSQRLGCGPIQISPDAEHKLRTYGWPGNIRELENVIHHTLLICRNGVIQASDLRLSNLRLERQEDSAPAVDDSTEALLARAFQRLFEEQAGALHEKVEDALLRAAYRFSHCNQVHTAQLLGLSRNVVRARLIKIGELAVNKRRPGEQTQGERMLHLSV; from the coding sequence ATGCAGCTATTGACCCTACCGCCCTCGCCGGCCCTGGCCACCTCGATCCGCGCCACCGCGCAGGTGTTCGAAGACCCGAGGTCCCAGGCGCTGCTGGCCCACATCCAACAAGTCGCGCCCAGCGACGCCAGCGTGCTGATCATCGGCGAAACCGGCACTGGCAAAGAGTTGGTGGCGCGCCACATTCACAACCTGAGCAGCCGCCGTCACCAGCCGTTCGTGGCGGTCAACTGCGGCGCGTTTTCGGAATCGCTGGTGGAAGCCGAGCTGTTCGGCCAGGAAAAAGGCGCCTTCACCGGCGCCCTCACGGCCAAGGCCGGCTGGTTTGAAGAAGCCAACGGCGGCACCCTGTTTCTCGACGAAATCGGCGATCTGCCCCTGGCGATTCAGGTCAAACTGCTGCGCGTCCTGCAGGAGCGCGAAGTGGTGCGGCTGGGCTCGCGCAAGAGCACGCCGATCAACGTGAGGGTGCTGGCGGCGACCAATGTACAACTGGAACGCGCCATCAATGCCGGGCACTTTCGCGAAGACCTGTTCTATCGCCTGAACGTCGTCAATCTGGCGCTGAGCACGCTGCGCGAACGGCCGGGCGACATCATGCCGCTGAGCCGGCACTTCATCGACGTCTACAGCCAGCGACTGGGGTGCGGACCGATCCAGATCAGCCCCGATGCCGAGCACAAGCTGCGCACCTACGGCTGGCCGGGGAACATCCGCGAGCTGGAAAACGTCATTCACCACACCCTGCTGATCTGCCGCAACGGCGTGATTCAGGCCAGCGATCTGCGCCTGTCGAACCTGCGCCTTGAGCGTCAGGAAGACTCAGCCCCCGCCGTCGATGATTCAACCGAAGCACTGCTCGCCCGGGCGTTCCAGCGTCTGTTCGAGGAGCAGGCCGGCGCGTTGCACGAGAAGGTCGAAGACGCCCTGTTGCGCGCGGCCTATCGCTTCAGTCACTGCAATCAGGTGCACACCGCCCAGTTGCTCGGATTGAGCCGCAATGTCGTGCGCGCGCGGCTGATCAAAATCGGCGAACTGGCCGTCAACAAGCGCCGCCCCGGCGAGCAGACCCAGGGTGAACGGATGCTGCACTTGTCGGTGTGA
- the ssuD gene encoding FMNH2-dependent alkanesulfonate monooxygenase yields MDVFWFLPTHGDGHYLGTTKGARPVTLNYLKQVAQAADDLGYHGVLIPTGRSCEDSWVIASALVPLTERLRYLVAIRPGIISPTVSARMAATLDRLSGGRLLINVVTGGDPDENRGDGSFLDHSERYEVTDEFLQIWRRVLQGEAVDFEGKHLKVQNAKALYPPIQKPYPPLYFGGSSEAAHELAAEQVDVYLTWGEPPAAVAEKLADIRERAARNGRTVKFGIRLHVIVRETSEEAWKAADTLIEHISDDTIAAAQKSFSRFDSEGQRRMAALHDGRRDNLEIAPNLWAGVGLVRGGAGTALVGNPQEVAERIKEYADLGIESFIFSGYPHLEEAYRFAELVFPLLPEPYRSLAGRGITNLTGPFGEMIANDLPPQK; encoded by the coding sequence ATGGATGTTTTCTGGTTTCTACCGACACACGGCGACGGCCATTACCTGGGCACGACCAAGGGCGCGCGCCCGGTCACGCTCAATTACCTGAAACAGGTCGCCCAGGCGGCGGATGATCTGGGTTACCACGGCGTGCTGATTCCGACCGGTCGCTCCTGTGAAGACTCCTGGGTGATCGCATCGGCCCTTGTGCCGTTGACCGAGCGTTTGCGTTACTTGGTGGCGATTCGTCCGGGGATCATCTCCCCCACCGTTTCGGCACGCATGGCCGCGACGCTGGATCGTCTGTCCGGCGGACGCCTGCTGATAAACGTCGTCACCGGTGGCGATCCGGACGAGAACCGTGGCGATGGCAGCTTCCTCGATCACAGCGAGCGCTACGAAGTCACCGACGAATTCCTGCAGATCTGGCGCCGCGTGTTGCAGGGCGAAGCCGTGGACTTCGAAGGCAAGCACCTGAAAGTCCAGAACGCCAAAGCCCTCTACCCGCCGATCCAGAAGCCCTATCCGCCGCTGTATTTTGGTGGCTCCTCCGAGGCGGCCCATGAACTGGCCGCCGAGCAGGTCGACGTTTATCTCACGTGGGGCGAGCCCCCTGCCGCCGTGGCCGAGAAGCTGGCGGACATCCGTGAGCGCGCCGCGCGCAATGGTCGTACGGTCAAGTTCGGCATCCGCCTGCACGTGATCGTCCGTGAAACCAGCGAAGAAGCCTGGAAAGCCGCCGACACCCTGATCGAGCACATCAGCGACGACACCATTGCCGCTGCGCAAAAATCCTTCTCGCGTTTCGATTCCGAAGGGCAACGGCGCATGGCCGCGCTGCACGACGGTCGGCGCGACAACCTGGAAATCGCCCCGAACCTGTGGGCGGGTGTCGGCCTGGTAAGAGGCGGTGCGGGCACAGCGCTGGTCGGTAATCCGCAGGAAGTCGCGGAGCGAATCAAGGAGTACGCGGACCTGGGCATCGAAAGCTTCATCTTCTCCGGCTACCCGCACCTGGAAGAAGCCTATCGCTTCGCCGAGCTGGTCTTCCCGCTGCTGCCCGAGCCGTACCGCAGCCTGGCAGGCCGCGGCATCACCAACCTCACCGGCCCGTTCGGCGAGATGATTGCCAACGACTTGCCGCCGCAGAAATAG
- a CDS encoding inorganic phosphate transporter, with amino-acid sequence MATPTLAQRPLQQGPGLSAQFGRKPGVTTMVIFFVVLVLGLFYTGYSLKQDMDDLGTVVLTWTPFILLGVALVIALGFEFVNGFHDTANAVATVIYTHSLPPNFAVVWSGTFNFLGVLFSSGAVAFGIIALLPVELILQVGSSAGYAMIFALLIAAILWNLGTWWLGLPASSSHTLIGSIIGVGIANALMHGRDGTSGVDWSQATKVGYSLLLSPLVGFTCAALLLMALRMFVKNRALYKAPEGNKPPPIWIRGLLILTCTGVSFAHGSNDGQKGMGLIMLILVGTLPMAYALNRAMPADESVQFAAVAQVTQQALTKAAPLPAPADSRQTLSVYIRDKQATPDLIPALAVMAGKIGDQVASYGSLAKVPAEATANVRNDMYLTSEAIRVMDKNKVGNFDADTQAKVDQFKQQIDTATRFIPLWVKVAVAIALGLGTMVGWKRIVITVGEKIGKTHLTYAQGASAEMVAMLTIGAADMYGLPVSTTHVLSSGVAGAMVANGSGLQMRTLRNLAMAWVLTLPAAILLSGSLYWLFTQIF; translated from the coding sequence ATGGCAACCCCCACACTGGCTCAACGCCCCCTGCAACAGGGGCCCGGACTGAGTGCTCAATTCGGCCGCAAGCCTGGCGTGACGACGATGGTGATTTTCTTCGTCGTGCTGGTATTGGGCCTGTTTTACACCGGCTACAGCCTCAAGCAGGACATGGACGATCTGGGCACCGTGGTGCTGACCTGGACGCCGTTCATTTTGCTGGGCGTGGCGCTGGTCATTGCGCTGGGCTTTGAGTTCGTCAACGGTTTCCACGACACCGCCAACGCCGTCGCGACGGTCATTTACACCCACTCCCTGCCGCCGAACTTCGCCGTGGTCTGGTCGGGAACGTTCAACTTCCTGGGTGTGCTGTTTTCCAGCGGCGCGGTGGCGTTCGGCATCATTGCCCTGCTGCCGGTCGAGCTGATCCTGCAAGTTGGCTCGTCGGCGGGCTACGCGATGATCTTCGCCCTGCTCATCGCGGCGATCCTGTGGAACCTCGGCACCTGGTGGCTGGGTCTTCCGGCGTCGTCTTCCCACACGCTGATCGGCTCGATCATCGGTGTCGGCATCGCCAACGCATTGATGCACGGCCGTGACGGCACCAGCGGCGTGGACTGGTCCCAGGCGACCAAAGTCGGCTATTCGCTGCTGCTCTCGCCGCTGGTGGGCTTTACCTGCGCCGCGCTGTTGCTGATGGCGCTGCGCATGTTCGTGAAGAACCGCGCACTATATAAAGCGCCGGAAGGCAACAAGCCGCCGCCGATCTGGATTCGCGGTCTGCTGATCCTGACCTGCACCGGTGTGTCCTTCGCCCACGGCTCGAACGATGGCCAGAAAGGCATGGGCCTGATCATGCTGATTCTGGTGGGTACGCTGCCAATGGCTTACGCGCTGAACCGCGCGATGCCGGCCGATGAGTCGGTGCAGTTCGCCGCAGTCGCGCAAGTCACGCAACAGGCTCTGACCAAAGCGGCGCCACTGCCCGCGCCGGCCGATTCCCGCCAGACACTGTCCGTTTACATCCGCGACAAGCAGGCGACCCCTGACCTGATCCCGGCGCTGGCGGTGATGGCCGGCAAGATCGGTGATCAGGTTGCCAGTTACGGTTCCCTGGCCAAGGTGCCCGCCGAGGCCACCGCCAACGTACGAAACGACATGTACCTGACGTCGGAAGCCATCCGCGTGATGGACAAGAACAAGGTCGGCAACTTTGACGCCGACACTCAGGCCAAGGTCGATCAGTTCAAGCAGCAGATCGACACCGCGACGCGCTTCATTCCGCTCTGGGTCAAGGTGGCCGTAGCGATCGCGCTGGGCCTGGGCACCATGGTGGGCTGGAAACGCATTGTGATCACCGTCGGTGAGAAGATAGGCAAGACCCACCTCACCTACGCCCAGGGCGCTTCTGCTGAAATGGTCGCGATGCTGACCATTGGCGCGGCGGACATGTATGGACTACCGGTGTCGACCACCCACGTCCTGTCTTCCGGGGTGGCCGGCGCCATGGTCGCCAACGGCTCAGGGCTGCAGATGCGCACGCTGCGCAACCTGGCGATGGCATGGGTGCTGACCCTGCCTGCCGCGATCCTGTTGTCGGGCAGCCTGTACTGGTTGTTCACCCAGATTTTCTGA
- a CDS encoding transporter produces the protein MNQRIAHHQDSDLFGLLYGYRFRPGDPGRELDSTAALECLRQPTEPDEFVWLHLNLAHASCERWLKTNLDLPDEFLEALHEGSRSTRIEHVDSALLAVVNDVVFDFNRISTDIATLWVCVRSNLMISARHQPLRSVDRLRSSVKQGETFRSPLELLAHLLRDQSDVLSQFMRKTSLSVDKIEDQLLSQRLSNNRSELGAMRRVLVRLQRLLALEPGSLMRLLHRPPQWLLEDDLQELRQSTEESALVISDLTALGERIKLLQEEIAANLNEQSSRTLFTLTVVTVLALPINIVAGFFGMNVGGIPLASDPHGFWVLVALVATFTFIAGRWAFRKSREY, from the coding sequence ATGAATCAACGCATTGCGCACCATCAGGATTCCGATCTGTTTGGCTTGCTGTACGGCTACCGTTTTCGTCCCGGCGATCCTGGTCGCGAGCTGGATTCGACGGCCGCGCTGGAATGCCTGCGCCAACCGACCGAGCCCGACGAGTTCGTCTGGCTGCACCTGAACCTGGCCCACGCCAGTTGCGAGCGCTGGCTGAAAACCAACCTCGACCTGCCCGACGAGTTTCTCGAAGCCCTGCACGAAGGGTCACGCTCCACGCGCATCGAACACGTCGACTCCGCCCTGCTCGCGGTGGTCAACGACGTAGTCTTTGACTTCAACCGCATCTCCACCGACATCGCCACCTTGTGGGTCTGTGTGCGCAGTAACCTGATGATCTCCGCGCGTCATCAACCGCTGCGCTCGGTGGACCGATTGCGTTCCTCGGTCAAACAGGGCGAAACCTTCCGCTCCCCGCTCGAATTGCTCGCCCACCTGCTGCGCGACCAAAGCGACGTACTGAGCCAGTTCATGCGCAAGACCAGCCTCAGCGTCGACAAGATCGAAGACCAACTGCTCTCGCAACGCCTGAGTAACAACCGCTCGGAACTGGGCGCCATGCGTCGGGTACTAGTGCGCCTGCAACGGCTGCTGGCCCTGGAGCCCGGCTCGCTGATGCGCCTGCTGCATCGTCCACCCCAATGGCTGCTGGAGGACGACTTGCAAGAACTGCGGCAATCCACCGAAGAGTCGGCGTTGGTGATCAGCGACCTCACCGCCCTCGGCGAACGAATCAAACTGCTGCAGGAAGAAATCGCCGCCAACCTCAACGAACAGAGCAGCCGCACGCTGTTCACCTTGACGGTGGTCACGGTGCTGGCGCTGCCCATTAATATCGTGGCTGGTTTTTTCGGGATGAATGTCGGGGGCATTCCACTGGCCAGCGATCCCCACGGGTTCTGGGTACTGGTGGCGCTGGTAGCGACCTTTACGTTTATCGCCGGCCGCTGGGCGTTTCGAAAAAGTCGGGAGTATTAA
- a CDS encoding aldo/keto reductase yields MRTLELADKTVPVIGQGTWHMGEDRHQFEAEVSALQLGIDLGLTLIDTAEMYGEGGAEKVVGQAIAGRRDEVMLVSKVYPHNASRAGIAAACERSLQRMKTDYIDLYLLHWPGQYPLEETVEAFERLREAGKIGRWGVSNFDVSDLLELDALGLGGGCATNQVLYNPEERGIEYDLLPWMQTARMPLMAYCPIGQAGNLLMNPAILEVAERLDATPAQISLAWVLRQDGVIAIPKAVTPHHLELNAAAVDIELSIEDELLIDSSWPAPLRKTRLSMV; encoded by the coding sequence ATGCGCACGCTTGAACTGGCAGACAAAACCGTCCCCGTCATCGGTCAGGGCACCTGGCACATGGGTGAGGATCGCCATCAGTTCGAGGCGGAAGTCTCGGCGTTGCAACTGGGCATTGACCTGGGCCTGACGCTGATCGACACCGCCGAAATGTATGGCGAGGGCGGCGCCGAAAAAGTCGTCGGCCAAGCCATCGCCGGGCGCCGCGACGAGGTCATGCTGGTGAGCAAGGTGTATCCGCACAACGCCAGCCGGGCGGGCATTGCCGCGGCGTGCGAGCGCAGCCTTCAGCGCATGAAGACCGATTACATCGACCTGTACTTGCTGCACTGGCCCGGTCAGTACCCTCTCGAAGAAACCGTCGAAGCCTTCGAACGTCTGCGTGAAGCGGGCAAGATCGGCCGTTGGGGCGTCTCGAATTTCGACGTGTCCGACCTGCTGGAGCTGGACGCGCTTGGCCTCGGCGGCGGCTGTGCCACTAACCAGGTGTTATACAACCCGGAAGAACGCGGCATCGAGTACGACCTGCTGCCGTGGATGCAAACCGCGCGGATGCCGCTGATGGCGTACTGCCCGATCGGCCAGGCCGGCAATCTGTTGATGAACCCTGCCATCCTCGAAGTCGCCGAACGACTCGATGCCACCCCGGCGCAGATCAGCCTGGCGTGGGTGCTGCGGCAGGACGGCGTGATCGCCATTCCCAAGGCCGTCACGCCCCATCATCTGGAATTGAACGCCGCTGCGGTGGATATCGAGCTCTCGATTGAGGATGAATTGTTGATTGATTCCTCCTGGCCAGCGCCACTGCGCAAGACGCGGTTGTCCATGGTCTGA
- a CDS encoding efflux transporter outer membrane subunit, with protein MKHRARLLTVGMGLLLSACTVVGPDYTLPDKAAVNRPDLQGELAGSSTNVISAPVPADWWRLYHDPKLDELVGQALVSSTDLRVAAANLQRARFQMSEADAAGGWSGKAKAGAQRLQESGQAYLQPEKVPVANVGDVGLTTSYQFDLFGVLQRGIEAAQANADATQAAADTARITLVADVVRAYTRVCAANEERNIALHSLDLQKQSLNLTQRLRDAGRGDETQVTRSQTQFRSLRADLPRYEAAQKSALYRLSMLLARPLNQLPQGVAECAELPHIAQVMPVGDGAALLKRRPDVRQAERRLAMSTAAIGVATGELYPDISIGATVGTVGILDELGDPSTNRWGFGGVINWTIPSNGARARIHVAEASNQAALARFDGVVLNAIREAQTGLSQYTALLERRDALIETEESARQAADQTHRFFLAGRESFLADLQATRTYTDITAQLATANTQVAMGQIDLFLALGGGWENGHK; from the coding sequence ATGAAACACCGCGCACGCCTGCTGACCGTGGGCATGGGCTTGCTGCTGTCGGCTTGCACCGTGGTCGGCCCGGATTACACGCTGCCCGATAAAGCCGCCGTGAATCGCCCCGATCTGCAAGGCGAGCTGGCCGGCTCGTCGACCAACGTGATCTCGGCGCCGGTGCCGGCTGACTGGTGGCGGCTGTATCACGATCCGAAACTCGACGAGCTGGTGGGTCAGGCGCTGGTGTCGAGCACTGACTTGCGCGTCGCGGCGGCGAACCTGCAACGGGCGCGTTTCCAGATGAGCGAGGCGGATGCCGCGGGTGGCTGGAGCGGCAAGGCCAAAGCGGGGGCGCAGCGCTTGCAGGAGTCCGGTCAGGCTTATCTGCAACCGGAGAAAGTGCCGGTGGCCAACGTCGGCGATGTCGGGCTGACCACGTCGTACCAGTTCGACCTGTTCGGCGTGCTGCAGCGCGGCATTGAAGCGGCCCAGGCCAACGCCGACGCGACCCAGGCTGCGGCCGACACGGCGCGCATCACCTTGGTTGCCGACGTGGTGCGCGCGTACACCCGGGTGTGTGCCGCCAACGAAGAGCGTAACATCGCCCTGCACTCCCTTGACCTGCAGAAGCAAAGCCTGAACCTGACCCAACGCCTGCGCGATGCCGGCCGTGGCGATGAAACCCAGGTGACGCGCTCGCAAACCCAGTTCCGCTCGCTGCGTGCCGATTTGCCGCGTTACGAAGCGGCGCAGAAGTCGGCGCTGTATCGCCTGTCGATGCTGCTCGCCCGTCCGCTGAACCAACTGCCTCAAGGGGTGGCGGAATGCGCCGAGCTGCCGCACATCGCCCAAGTCATGCCGGTGGGCGATGGTGCTGCGCTGCTCAAGCGTCGCCCCGATGTGCGCCAGGCAGAACGCCGGCTGGCCATGTCGACGGCGGCCATTGGTGTGGCGACGGGTGAGTTGTATCCGGATATCAGCATCGGCGCGACGGTGGGCACGGTGGGGATTCTCGATGAACTCGGTGACCCGTCGACCAACCGCTGGGGCTTTGGTGGGGTGATCAATTGGACCATCCCGTCCAATGGCGCGCGGGCGCGGATTCATGTCGCCGAAGCGTCGAATCAAGCGGCGCTGGCGCGCTTTGACGGCGTGGTGTTGAACGCCATACGCGAGGCCCAGACCGGGCTGTCGCAATACACCGCGTTACTGGAACGCCGCGATGCGTTGATTGAAACCGAGGAGTCGGCGCGCCAGGCGGCGGACCAGACCCACCGGTTCTTCCTCGCCGGCCGCGAATCCTTCCTCGCCGACCTGCAAGCCACCCGCACCTACACCGACATCACTGCGCAACTGGCGACGGCAAATACCCAAGTGGCGATGGGACAGATCGACCTGTTCCTGGCATTGGGCGGGGGTTGGGAGAATGGGCATAAGTGA
- a CDS encoding HlyD family secretion protein has product MKKPLLTLGRVVLTLLVVTLAAIVVWRMVMYYMYAPWTRDGHIRADVIQIAPDVSGLIEKVAVSDNQWVKKGQLLFTIDQDRFRLALRQAQATVAERKETWEQAQRENRRNRSLGNLVAREQLEESQSKEARALSALNEAQVAVDSAQLNLDRSVIRSPVDGYLNDRAPRDREFVSAGHPVLSVVDSNSFHIDGYFEETKLDGIHIGSGVDIRVIGDNARLRGHVVSIVAAIEDRDRSSGSNLLPNVNPAFSWVRLAQRIPVRIAFDDVPADFRMIAGRTATVSIIDDARANDSSRAQANDQPVQPGALK; this is encoded by the coding sequence ATGAAAAAACCTCTACTGACGCTGGGCCGCGTGGTCCTGACCCTGCTGGTTGTCACCCTCGCCGCGATCGTCGTCTGGCGCATGGTGATGTATTACATGTACGCGCCCTGGACCCGCGACGGGCACATCCGCGCCGACGTGATCCAGATCGCCCCGGACGTTTCGGGGCTGATCGAGAAGGTCGCGGTGAGCGACAACCAATGGGTCAAGAAAGGCCAGTTGCTGTTCACCATCGACCAGGACCGCTTCCGCCTTGCCTTGCGCCAGGCCCAGGCCACGGTCGCCGAGCGCAAGGAAACCTGGGAACAGGCCCAGCGCGAGAACCGCCGTAACCGCAGCCTCGGCAATCTGGTGGCCCGCGAGCAATTGGAAGAAAGCCAGTCCAAGGAAGCCCGCGCGCTGTCGGCCCTGAACGAAGCACAGGTGGCCGTCGATTCGGCGCAACTGAACCTGGACCGCTCGGTGATCCGCAGCCCGGTGGACGGCTACCTCAACGACCGCGCGCCCCGCGACCGCGAATTCGTCAGCGCCGGGCATCCAGTGCTGTCGGTGGTGGACAGCAACTCGTTCCACATCGACGGCTACTTTGAAGAAACCAAGCTGGACGGGATTCACATCGGCTCCGGCGTGGACATCCGCGTGATCGGCGACAACGCGCGCCTGCGTGGCCATGTGGTGAGCATCGTCGCGGCCATCGAAGACCGCGACCGCAGCAGCGGCTCGAACCTGCTGCCCAACGTCAACCCGGCGTTCAGCTGGGTGCGTCTGGCCCAGCGGATTCCGGTGCGCATTGCGTTTGATGACGTGCCGGCGGACTTCCGCATGATTGCCGGGCGCACGGCGACGGTGTCGATCATCGATGACGCACGGGCGAACGATTCCTCGCGCGCTCAGGCAAATGACCAACCCGTCCAGCCAGGAGCGCTGAAATGA
- a CDS encoding DUF1656 domain-containing protein: MIGDVDINGIFLPTFLVLMGIAYLIFLVVHAVLTRARFYRLVWHRALFNVGLYALLLGVVDTLSRYLMK, encoded by the coding sequence ATGATCGGTGACGTAGACATCAACGGGATTTTCCTGCCGACCTTTCTGGTGCTGATGGGCATCGCTTACCTGATTTTTCTGGTGGTGCACGCCGTGTTGACGCGCGCCCGCTTCTACCGCCTGGTCTGGCACCGGGCTTTGTTCAACGTCGGTCTATACGCTCTGTTGCTCGGCGTCGTGGATACCCTAAGTCGATACCTGATGAAATGA
- a CDS encoding FUSC family protein, with protein MFKGFFDGVPPGRDWFYGVRTFAASMVALYIALMMELPRPYWAMATVYIVSSPFVAPTSSKALYRAAGTLLGAAASVVLVPMFVQTPFLLAVVIALWTGTLLFLSLHLRTANSYALMLAGYTMPLISFPVVDNPQAVFDIAVSRTEEIFLGIVCAAVVGAMFWPRRLAPVLVDAMGKWFKDASAYSDLFLSRGATPEAVGGLRTAMVGTFNSLELMIGQLPHEGAHRQTVRNAKELRGRMIHLLPVIDALDDALWALERRSPEHVADLAPLLIECRDWVEQTAEGAPIKYWKALHTELDRLQPTPVQIDDRRQLLLSNALYRLGEWIDLWQDCRSLQHAIETDDHSSWRAVYRHWRLGRLSPFLDRGMMLYSVATSVSAIIVASVLWILLGWQDGASAVALAAVSCSFFAAMDDPAPQIYRFFFWTMMSVIFASLYLFVVLPNLHDFPMLVLAFSVPFICVGTLTVQPKFYLGTLLTIVNTSSFISIQSAYDADFVNFVNSNLAGPAGLAFAFVWTLIVRPFGTEVAAKRLTRFSWRDIVSLSEEASLAEHRQMGVRMLDRLMQHLPRLAITAQDSTSALREVRVALNMLDLLAYMPRVDTAPRQLLRQVATEVGAHFRDCLKARERLPAPKGLLMTMDRARRALTFNGVGDDDARMNLLHALSGLRLALLPGVEIVDVLAEQEEQPPYGIDGAPL; from the coding sequence ATGTTCAAAGGCTTTTTCGACGGTGTACCGCCGGGCCGCGACTGGTTCTACGGCGTGCGCACGTTCGCGGCGTCGATGGTGGCGCTGTATATCGCGCTGATGATGGAACTGCCCCGCCCTTACTGGGCGATGGCGACGGTCTACATCGTCTCCAGCCCGTTCGTGGCGCCGACCAGTTCCAAGGCGCTGTACCGCGCCGCCGGCACCCTACTCGGCGCGGCCGCTTCGGTGGTGCTGGTGCCGATGTTCGTGCAGACGCCGTTTTTGCTGGCGGTGGTCATCGCGCTGTGGACCGGCACCCTGCTCTTCCTCTCCCTGCATTTGCGCACCGCCAACAGCTACGCTCTGATGCTGGCCGGCTACACCATGCCGCTGATTTCCTTCCCCGTGGTGGACAACCCGCAAGCGGTATTCGACATCGCCGTCTCGCGCACCGAGGAGATCTTTCTCGGCATCGTCTGCGCCGCGGTGGTCGGCGCGATGTTCTGGCCACGTCGGCTGGCGCCGGTGCTGGTCGATGCCATGGGCAAGTGGTTCAAGGACGCCTCGGCCTACAGCGATCTGTTCCTGTCCCGCGGCGCCACCCCGGAAGCGGTCGGCGGCCTGCGCACGGCCATGGTCGGCACGTTCAACAGCCTGGAGCTGATGATTGGCCAGTTGCCCCACGAAGGCGCCCATCGCCAGACCGTGCGCAACGCCAAGGAGCTGCGCGGACGGATGATTCACCTATTGCCCGTGATTGATGCCCTGGACGACGCGCTTTGGGCGCTGGAACGACGTTCGCCCGAGCACGTAGCCGACCTCGCCCCGCTGTTGATCGAATGCCGCGACTGGGTCGAGCAGACCGCCGAAGGCGCGCCAATCAAGTATTGGAAGGCCCTGCACACCGAGCTCGACCGCCTGCAACCGACGCCCGTGCAAATCGACGATCGCCGGCAACTGTTGCTGTCGAACGCGCTGTATCGCCTGGGCGAGTGGATCGACCTGTGGCAGGACTGCCGTAGCCTGCAGCACGCCATCGAGACTGACGATCATTCGTCGTGGCGCGCGGTGTACCGCCATTGGCGGCTGGGTCGGCTGTCGCCGTTTCTTGATCGCGGCATGATGCTGTATTCGGTGGCCACGTCGGTCAGCGCCATCATAGTCGCCTCGGTGCTGTGGATCCTGCTCGGCTGGCAGGACGGTGCGAGCGCGGTGGCCTTGGCGGCGGTGTCGTGCAGCTTCTTCGCGGCGATGGACGACCCGGCGCCGCAGATCTACCGGTTCTTCTTCTGGACCATGATGTCGGTGATCTTCGCCAGCCTCTATCTGTTCGTGGTGCTGCCCAACCTGCACGACTTCCCGATGCTGGTGCTGGCGTTTTCGGTGCCGTTTATCTGCGTCGGCACCCTGACCGTGCAGCCGAAGTTCTACCTCGGCACGCTGCTGACCATCGTCAATACCTCGTCCTTCATCAGTATCCAGAGCGCCTACGACGCCGATTTCGTCAACTTCGTCAATTCCAACCTGGCCGGGCCGGCGGGCCTGGCATTCGCCTTCGTCTGGACGCTGATCGTGCGGCCGTTCGGCACCGAAGTGGCGGCCAAGCGCCTGACCCGTTTCAGCTGGCGCGACATTGTCTCCCTCAGCGAAGAAGCCAGCCTGGCCGAGCACCGCCAGATGGGCGTGCGCATGCTCGACCGCCTGATGCAGCACCTGCCGCGCCTGGCGATCACCGCGCAGGATTCCACCAGCGCACTGCGCGAAGTGCGCGTCGCCCTGAACATGCTGGATTTGCTGGCGTACATGCCGCGGGTCGACACGGCGCCGCGCCAGTTGCTGCGCCAAGTGGCGACCGAAGTCGGCGCACATTTCCGCGACTGCCTGAAAGCCCGGGAGCGTTTGCCCGCCCCTAAAGGTCTGTTGATGACCATGGACCGCGCCCGTCGCGCCCTGACCTTCAACGGCGTGGGCGACGACGACGCGCGGATGAATCTGCTGCACGCCCTCAGTGGCTTGCGCCTGGCGCTGCTGCCGGGTGTGGAGATTGTCGATGTGCTCGCCGAACAGGAAGAACAACCGCCCTATGGCATCGATGGAGCGCCGTTATGA